One Natrinema halophilum genomic window carries:
- a CDS encoding glycosyltransferase family 4 protein, with protein MDIGFYHDAAGTRHAGGIAVYTQRMAAELSKRHDVTLYTGSGEIAPVLSDSDVTIVETPSFRDHPTRWLDPLNPLGAQNREKFLMTLWAARNDVIDHMNDHLDVLCTYQFLDDLLLSNLVDIPTLHTFHRASSVSPAAWVRDRLSQTDLLVANSDDTARQLTEAFDYDFEGIVYPGVDLDQFRPGVEPAFETDRPAILFVGRLVESKGIDDLLEGVAALDVDQEVHFVGRGDHDRIRQRATRLGIHDDVVCHGEVPHPDLPAYYAAADVFCLPSHTESFGLVNVEAMACGLPVVTTDLEGIKTYLSNGENGLLTQVGDPQDLTDKLTMLLESPALRSRLGEQARADVQDFSWTAQARHLERICRNGLETVTEIDRPSTVPARADTI; from the coding sequence ATGGACATTGGGTTCTATCACGACGCTGCGGGCACTCGCCACGCTGGAGGCATTGCAGTGTACACCCAGCGAATGGCGGCCGAACTCAGCAAGAGACACGACGTCACGCTGTACACCGGCAGTGGCGAGATCGCTCCCGTACTGTCCGACTCCGACGTTACAATCGTCGAGACCCCATCGTTCCGCGATCATCCGACGCGCTGGCTCGACCCGTTGAATCCGCTGGGTGCGCAAAACCGGGAGAAGTTCCTGATGACGCTGTGGGCAGCGCGAAACGACGTGATCGACCACATGAACGATCACCTCGACGTCCTCTGTACGTACCAGTTCCTCGACGATCTCCTCCTCTCGAACCTCGTCGATATTCCAACGCTCCATACGTTTCACAGGGCGTCGTCCGTCAGTCCCGCAGCCTGGGTCCGAGATCGACTTTCGCAGACGGACCTTCTCGTCGCCAACTCCGACGACACCGCCCGTCAACTCACCGAGGCGTTCGACTACGACTTCGAGGGGATCGTTTACCCGGGCGTCGATCTCGATCAGTTCCGACCCGGCGTCGAACCCGCTTTCGAGACGGACCGGCCTGCAATCCTGTTCGTTGGGCGGCTCGTGGAATCCAAGGGAATCGACGACCTGCTCGAGGGAGTGGCAGCCCTCGACGTGGATCAGGAAGTCCACTTCGTCGGCAGGGGAGACCACGATCGAATCCGTCAACGAGCGACACGTCTCGGAATCCACGATGACGTCGTCTGTCACGGGGAAGTCCCTCATCCGGACCTGCCGGCGTACTATGCAGCTGCGGACGTATTCTGTCTCCCGAGCCACACTGAGAGTTTCGGGCTGGTAAACGTCGAAGCCATGGCCTGCGGGCTCCCGGTCGTCACGACCGATCTCGAGGGCATCAAAACCTACCTTTCCAACGGCGAGAACGGCCTGCTAACACAGGTCGGCGACCCCCAGGACCTCACGGATAAGCTGACTATGCTCCTCGAATCGCCCGCGCTACGGTCGCGTCTCGGCGAGCAGGCACGAGCGGACGTACAGGATTTTTCCTGGACCGCGCAGGCACGGCATCTGGAACGAATCTGTCGTAACGGACTCGAAACAGTCACAGAGATCGATCGGCCGTCGACGGTCCCGGCCCGAGCGGACACAATATAA
- a CDS encoding right-handed parallel beta-helix repeat-containing protein, giving the protein MARDEPVRDRDSPAETTVSDDERDVHGVIDRRSYLKLAGATAITAGVGASAASAAGGEYDVIEARGQTIRIDSGETWENKLIDFGDRNDILIVAKGTNWTIRNVGFTGTIPYNETIFGVCDSGSGTSVMENIYFGESTGEQPASERSICIWVDPDHSGHLDVKRVTFNVPGNNGIYGSAPAYNGNGGSIALDSCYGNDCHHTAFRIGDCGMSIENCMSYKSGTRAANRNAWVWEGDYGGGATIRNSHFITNGTGGSVVTYGNPNLTIDNVHTDDGRGDGSNPRHFVPEGCPESGEEAARGGSDDGSSSPPADDEDGQSDELPSNTLTVTGTGEPTEYYVETTDELVDDPNAGPLETYDAIDGTSATGWVTTSSHVDQFRFAGDLHEVAFRQGSARVEVNGEVIDPAEYNGDQSSLANTLLVDGVGTSGGSRYEFTVSGTAEKATVKGATIDDEDSIESGHVTGSVAGWRDGFRFDGELEELTIDGDARIYVNGEQVDPADYGDEQPHVLTLVGNGSSANYEITVDGTIDTVAGDDSEEYATVMSGNTVEGSIERGAQRFRFSGALTDVTFLDGSAHVYLDDQRIDPDQYGEQVLLPHAIVVDGTDTDGETSYSFTVDGEVITSSYRDASIDPSDEIDGNSITGRIDDEIDAYWFDGDIADFHLRGDAAVDVQYNVRSD; this is encoded by the coding sequence ATGGCACGCGACGAACCGGTACGGGACAGAGACAGTCCCGCCGAAACGACAGTTAGCGACGACGAACGTGACGTTCACGGTGTAATTGACCGCCGTTCGTACCTGAAATTAGCCGGCGCAACCGCAATCACCGCGGGCGTTGGAGCGTCCGCGGCGAGTGCGGCCGGCGGCGAGTACGACGTCATCGAGGCGCGCGGACAGACGATCCGCATCGACTCGGGTGAAACCTGGGAGAACAAACTCATCGACTTCGGCGACCGAAACGACATTTTGATCGTCGCCAAGGGAACGAATTGGACGATCCGGAACGTCGGGTTTACGGGAACCATTCCGTACAACGAGACTATTTTCGGCGTCTGCGACTCGGGTTCCGGCACGTCGGTCATGGAGAACATATACTTCGGAGAGTCGACCGGCGAACAACCCGCGAGCGAGCGCTCGATCTGTATCTGGGTTGACCCGGATCACTCCGGCCATCTCGACGTGAAACGCGTTACTTTCAACGTCCCTGGAAACAATGGCATCTACGGTTCCGCGCCCGCATACAACGGAAACGGCGGCTCCATCGCACTGGATAGCTGTTACGGCAACGACTGTCATCACACCGCCTTCCGGATCGGGGACTGCGGGATGTCGATCGAAAATTGCATGAGTTACAAGAGCGGAACGCGAGCCGCGAACCGCAACGCCTGGGTCTGGGAGGGCGACTACGGTGGCGGCGCAACGATTCGGAATTCCCACTTCATAACGAACGGCACCGGCGGATCGGTCGTCACGTACGGCAATCCCAACCTGACGATCGACAACGTTCACACCGATGACGGTCGCGGTGACGGATCGAACCCCCGACACTTCGTCCCCGAAGGGTGTCCGGAAAGCGGCGAGGAAGCCGCACGCGGCGGCAGCGACGATGGATCGTCCAGTCCACCGGCGGACGATGAGGACGGCCAGAGCGACGAGTTGCCGTCGAACACCCTCACGGTTACCGGCACCGGTGAGCCGACGGAATACTACGTCGAGACCACTGACGAACTCGTCGACGATCCGAACGCCGGCCCGCTCGAGACGTACGACGCGATCGACGGGACGAGCGCAACGGGCTGGGTGACGACGTCTTCACACGTCGACCAGTTCCGATTCGCCGGCGATCTCCACGAGGTCGCGTTCCGCCAGGGCTCGGCCCGCGTCGAGGTCAACGGAGAGGTGATCGACCCCGCCGAGTACAACGGCGATCAGTCGAGCCTCGCGAACACGCTGCTGGTCGACGGCGTCGGTACGTCCGGTGGGTCACGCTACGAATTTACGGTCTCCGGAACGGCCGAGAAAGCGACGGTCAAGGGTGCGACGATCGACGACGAGGATTCGATCGAGAGCGGGCACGTGACGGGTTCCGTTGCCGGCTGGCGAGACGGCTTCCGGTTCGACGGCGAACTCGAGGAGCTCACGATCGATGGTGACGCCCGAATCTACGTCAACGGCGAGCAGGTCGATCCGGCCGACTACGGTGACGAACAGCCCCACGTGCTGACGCTCGTCGGCAACGGCTCGTCTGCGAACTACGAAATCACGGTCGACGGAACGATCGACACGGTCGCTGGTGACGACTCAGAAGAGTACGCGACGGTTATGTCGGGCAACACCGTCGAAGGTTCGATCGAACGGGGTGCGCAGCGATTCCGATTCTCCGGGGCGCTCACCGACGTGACCTTCCTCGACGGCTCCGCCCACGTCTACCTCGACGATCAACGTATCGACCCCGATCAGTACGGTGAACAGGTGTTGTTGCCCCACGCAATCGTAGTCGACGGCACGGACACTGACGGCGAGACGTCGTATTCGTTCACCGTCGACGGTGAGGTGATCACCTCGAGTTACCGAGACGCATCGATCGATCCCAGCGACGAAATCGACGGGAACTCTATCACCGGACGCATCGACGACGAAATTGACGCGTACTGGTTCGACGGCGACATCGCCGACTTCCACCTGCGCGGCGACGCCGCGGTCGACGTCCAGTACAACGTTCGGAGCGACTAG
- a CDS encoding transcription initiation factor IIB produces MTRSIIDQSSSESQSEEVETGLCPDCETDTVVHDPDRGEQVCEECGLVLTEDPIDYGPEWRAFNAQEHDELSRVGAPLTQSMHDRGLTTTIDWRNKDANGHSMSADKHGQLHRLRVWQERIRTKNAGERNLKYALSEIDRMVSALGVPKPVKETASVIYRRALEQDLIRGRSIEGVATSALYTACRKEDIPRSLEEVTSVSRVDQREIGRTYRYIADELDINLEPTNPRQFVPRFCSELDVDKDVETKAIDIIDRTTEQGLHSGKSPTGFAAAAIYAAGLLCDETIPQRAVADTAQTTVVTVRNRYREQLEAIDQQPAT; encoded by the coding sequence ATGACGCGGTCTATCATCGATCAAAGCAGCAGCGAATCACAGTCAGAGGAGGTTGAGACTGGTCTGTGCCCCGACTGCGAGACCGACACGGTCGTCCACGATCCGGATCGCGGCGAACAGGTCTGTGAGGAATGCGGTCTCGTCCTCACCGAGGACCCGATCGACTACGGTCCGGAATGGCGGGCGTTTAACGCGCAGGAACACGACGAACTGTCCCGGGTGGGTGCCCCGTTGACGCAGTCGATGCACGATCGAGGGCTGACGACGACGATCGACTGGCGCAACAAGGACGCCAACGGCCATTCGATGTCGGCCGATAAACACGGCCAACTCCATCGGCTCCGCGTCTGGCAGGAACGAATCAGAACGAAAAACGCGGGCGAACGAAACCTCAAGTACGCCCTGTCAGAAATCGATCGAATGGTGAGCGCACTCGGAGTTCCCAAGCCGGTCAAAGAGACCGCAAGCGTCATCTATCGACGCGCACTCGAGCAGGACCTCATCCGCGGCCGATCGATCGAAGGCGTTGCGACCAGCGCGCTCTACACCGCGTGTCGTAAGGAAGATATTCCCCGGAGTCTCGAGGAAGTAACGTCGGTTTCACGAGTCGATCAGCGAGAGATCGGTCGAACCTACCGGTACATCGCGGATGAACTGGACATTAACCTCGAGCCGACGAACCCGCGTCAGTTCGTGCCACGGTTCTGTTCCGAGCTCGATGTCGACAAAGACGTCGAGACGAAGGCCATCGATATCATCGATCGGACGACCGAGCAGGGGTTGCACTCGGGGAAGTCACCGACCGGTTTCGCCGCCGCCGCCATTTACGCCGCCGGTCTCCTCTGTGACGAAACTATCCCGCAACGAGCCGTCGCCGATACCGCACAGACGACCGTCGTCACCGTTAGAAATCGCTATCGCGAGCAACTCGAGGCCATCGACCAGCAGCCGGCTACATGA
- a CDS encoding asparagine synthase-related protein, with protein sequence MVGISGRTTNHDDRSFAGSLEPLTHTDRYQAEVVFDSPSCSVGTTAYPEYPLRIVEDDHCWVCLEGRIYDRDEESVERELLDVANHVLVADDDEFLADWLLETDGEFLLVAVDKDSGRLGLLNDPLGRLPAYYFHDGETFLFSRELRYLINEAPIDGFDPMGVAQCLLFGYSLGDRTLVDGANRLRPGTKLTVDPDRGAVTETSLHRFDFEEPRYADRNRSRNATELVDRFERACRQRSGYGSRDVISLSGGLDSRSVLAGYHAEGIPTIAATVSSDEFVPPSDVAIARELAAELDVEWQRYEVGPPNGSDLDRLVKTKNGQIGLLTSFILEFFRQLRAEYDAGLTYVTGDGGDKVLPDLTPARSIDDESELIDYIIEENCFLTLEQVSRITGLPAAAIRRSVRDRLEMYPETDPAATYVHFLVYERAVNFLFEGEDRNRFFFWSTTPFYSIDFFRYAMNCPDSQKARYDLYRSFLTELEPAAAALTHPDYGVPVASLRHSAAAFVDDLLSRYPRLFETVRPIVKSINGLETDSQLRPDTVDCIRTQIDQCEAVDDVFSTDELHAFLDANADHDRTSVYRLFALTSFIDDIHSSQSVLETRRDAVFG encoded by the coding sequence ATGGTAGGTATCTCTGGCCGAACCACGAATCACGACGACCGGTCGTTCGCTGGCTCGCTCGAGCCGCTGACACACACCGATCGATATCAGGCCGAGGTCGTCTTCGATTCGCCATCTTGCTCCGTCGGAACGACGGCTTACCCGGAGTACCCCCTTCGAATTGTCGAGGACGACCACTGCTGGGTCTGTCTGGAGGGACGAATTTACGATCGAGACGAGGAGTCGGTCGAACGTGAATTGCTCGACGTAGCGAACCACGTCCTCGTGGCAGACGACGACGAATTTCTGGCGGACTGGTTACTGGAGACTGACGGGGAGTTCCTGCTCGTCGCCGTGGACAAGGACAGTGGTCGACTCGGATTACTCAACGATCCGCTCGGACGGCTTCCGGCGTACTACTTTCACGACGGGGAGACCTTTCTATTCTCACGCGAACTCCGATATCTCATCAACGAAGCGCCGATCGACGGATTCGACCCGATGGGCGTCGCCCAGTGTCTGCTCTTTGGCTACTCGCTGGGTGACCGAACGCTCGTTGACGGGGCCAACCGACTCCGTCCAGGGACGAAACTTACCGTCGATCCGGACCGAGGTGCGGTCACGGAAACGTCGCTGCACCGGTTCGACTTCGAGGAGCCACGGTACGCCGACCGGAATCGATCACGAAATGCCACGGAACTCGTCGACCGGTTCGAGCGGGCGTGTCGACAGCGGTCGGGGTATGGTAGCCGCGACGTGATCTCGCTGAGCGGGGGGCTCGACTCCCGATCGGTACTGGCTGGGTACCACGCCGAAGGGATTCCGACGATCGCGGCGACGGTGTCCTCCGACGAATTCGTCCCGCCGTCGGACGTGGCCATCGCCCGCGAACTGGCTGCTGAACTAGACGTCGAGTGGCAGCGCTACGAAGTCGGGCCGCCGAACGGTTCTGACCTCGACCGTTTGGTCAAGACCAAAAACGGTCAGATCGGGCTATTGACCTCGTTCATTCTCGAATTCTTCCGCCAGCTTCGCGCGGAGTACGATGCCGGTCTCACGTACGTCACCGGCGACGGCGGGGACAAAGTCCTCCCGGACCTGACCCCTGCGAGATCGATCGACGACGAATCCGAGTTGATCGACTACATCATCGAAGAGAACTGCTTTCTCACGCTCGAACAGGTCTCCCGGATCACCGGACTGCCGGCGGCGGCCATCCGCCGGAGCGTTCGCGATCGACTCGAGATGTATCCCGAGACGGACCCGGCTGCGACGTACGTCCACTTTCTAGTCTACGAGCGAGCCGTCAATTTCCTGTTCGAAGGCGAGGATCGCAATCGGTTCTTCTTCTGGAGTACGACGCCGTTTTATTCGATCGATTTCTTCCGGTACGCGATGAACTGTCCGGACAGCCAGAAGGCGCGGTACGATCTCTATCGGTCGTTTCTCACGGAACTCGAGCCCGCCGCTGCAGCGCTGACTCATCCGGACTACGGGGTGCCCGTCGCGTCTCTCCGTCACAGTGCAGCCGCGTTCGTTGACGATCTACTATCGCGGTATCCCCGTTTGTTCGAGACGGTCCGTCCCATCGTCAAGTCGATAAACGGACTCGAGACGGATTCACAGCTCCGACCGGATACAGTCGACTGCATCCGAACCCAGATCGACCAGTGTGAGGCCGTCGACGACGTCTTTTCGACTGACGAACTTCACGCGTTTCTCGATGCAAACGCCGATCACGACCGGACGTCCGTGTACCGACTCTTCGCGCTAACGTCGTTTATCGACGATATTCACTCCTCGCAGAGCGTTCTCGAAACGCGTCGTGATGCCGTCTTCGGCTGA
- a CDS encoding histidine kinase N-terminal 7TM domain-containing protein: MTFLTLLLLALWSYRSGAEFSGFGMFLLLILIAAFWQLEILTIYFTSDTALLKFLTYSEKVTGIIGGSVYFTLISQYTNNDYHRRRWVQAVLVGLPVFLVVMATVPSLRRLTIEEFTVHQSGVPFTFAAFDRGPLYFFALNLNYAITTVGLIILVRFILQTRRTAWPRILFLMASAVFVSILNFLSISGRVPLPGFNYASFGALPTALATMVAIYQFQLLDIIPVARNTLVESLNDAVIVVDERRCVVDYNQKAASMRSSLPDEEGELLAAVWPALASQVDFDVSTRHTTQLTLRIDGQRRYYSLLISPVRKSTDHELSGYSLLLRDVTELETSRQQLREQNQRLDQVASTISHDLRNPLNVAQGYLLALEEQVDGEALETVEEIDHSHERMSAIIDDVLLLARQDSTVDRSELNLADVVRDAWDNVDTAGATLHVDVDRHLRADRTKLLRVFENLFRNAIEHGSDAEIDAAEPAEAGAGVTVTVTGLDDGFAVADDGPGIPSEDRDDVFEYGYTTSDSGTGFGLAIVQRLLEVHGWTIELDPSSDGARFIVSGVKPVEPARSDGGRTGEQMGTS; this comes from the coding sequence ATGACATTTTTGACACTTCTGCTGCTCGCTCTCTGGTCATATCGGAGCGGTGCCGAATTCAGTGGGTTTGGAATGTTCCTCCTGTTGATCCTCATTGCTGCTTTTTGGCAACTTGAAATCCTCACAATATATTTCACATCCGACACAGCCCTTTTGAAATTCCTCACGTACAGTGAGAAAGTCACCGGGATAATCGGTGGATCCGTGTATTTCACGCTGATATCACAGTATACGAACAATGACTACCACAGGCGGCGGTGGGTCCAGGCTGTTCTGGTCGGTCTCCCCGTATTTCTCGTCGTCATGGCTACGGTGCCATCTCTTCGACGGCTCACGATCGAAGAGTTCACCGTGCATCAAAGCGGCGTTCCGTTCACGTTCGCGGCGTTCGATCGAGGCCCGCTGTATTTCTTCGCATTGAACCTCAATTATGCGATTACCACAGTCGGGCTGATCATACTCGTTCGGTTTATTTTGCAAACGCGTCGCACCGCGTGGCCCCGTATTCTCTTTCTGATGGCATCGGCCGTTTTCGTGAGTATCCTGAACTTCTTATCGATTAGCGGGAGGGTTCCCCTTCCTGGATTCAATTACGCCTCGTTCGGCGCGTTGCCGACTGCGCTGGCGACGATGGTTGCAATCTACCAGTTCCAGTTGCTCGATATTATTCCCGTCGCGCGGAACACGCTGGTCGAGTCGTTGAACGATGCTGTGATCGTCGTCGATGAACGCCGGTGTGTCGTCGACTACAACCAGAAAGCGGCGTCGATGCGGTCATCGCTCCCGGACGAGGAAGGGGAGCTGTTAGCGGCAGTCTGGCCGGCACTCGCCTCGCAGGTCGACTTCGACGTTTCCACTCGCCACACCACCCAGCTGACGCTGCGGATCGACGGACAACGACGGTATTACTCCTTGCTCATTTCACCCGTTCGGAAATCAACCGACCACGAACTGAGCGGCTATTCGTTGCTCCTCCGTGACGTGACCGAACTGGAGACGTCCCGACAACAGCTCAGAGAACAGAACCAGCGGCTCGATCAGGTCGCATCGACGATCAGTCACGACCTGCGAAATCCGCTGAACGTCGCTCAGGGGTATCTTTTGGCCCTGGAAGAACAGGTCGACGGCGAGGCGCTGGAGACGGTCGAGGAGATCGATCACTCACACGAACGGATGAGCGCAATCATCGACGATGTCCTGTTGCTCGCACGCCAGGACTCCACGGTCGATCGATCCGAACTCAATTTGGCCGACGTCGTTCGCGACGCGTGGGACAACGTCGACACTGCCGGGGCCACGCTCCACGTCGACGTCGATAGGCACCTTCGGGCCGATCGGACCAAGCTACTGCGGGTCTTCGAGAACCTCTTCCGGAACGCCATAGAACACGGGTCCGACGCGGAAATAGATGCTGCCGAACCGGCCGAAGCCGGAGCGGGGGTAACAGTGACGGTCACGGGCCTCGACGATGGGTTCGCAGTTGCGGATGACGGCCCCGGCATTCCGTCGGAGGACCGTGATGACGTCTTCGAGTACGGCTATACGACGAGCGACAGCGGGACTGGCTTCGGACTGGCGATCGTCCAGCGCCTCCTCGAGGTCCACGGCTGGACGATCGAACTCGATCCATCGAGCGACGGTGCTCGGTTCATCGTCAGCGGCGTCAAGCCCGTCGAGCCAGCCAGATCCGACGGCGGTCGAACGGGTGAGCAGATGGGGACCAGCTGA
- a CDS encoding DUF7344 domain-containing protein encodes MSSIDTSLPDEIASVADTDEDERLSKDVIFELLKNRRRREVLAYLLDADETVTLGELAEQIAAWENDTEVNALSSDQRKRVYVALYQTHLPKMDDAGIVEYDQDRGLITLSDNADLLMMYLDTDTHRQDRWDRWYAGVSVIGALLLSAAFLEMPVLAAAPLLGLASAVIAAFLLLSVMHVVTNHRRERNVDGKLSRIE; translated from the coding sequence ATGTCCTCGATCGATACGTCGTTACCGGATGAGATCGCATCGGTCGCCGACACCGACGAGGACGAACGTCTTTCGAAGGACGTTATTTTTGAGCTATTAAAGAATCGTCGTCGCCGGGAAGTCCTCGCATACTTGCTGGATGCAGACGAAACGGTCACCCTCGGAGAACTCGCCGAACAGATCGCTGCCTGGGAGAACGATACTGAAGTCAACGCACTTAGTTCCGATCAACGAAAACGCGTTTACGTTGCCCTCTACCAGACCCACCTGCCGAAGATGGACGATGCCGGAATCGTCGAATACGATCAGGACCGTGGTCTGATCACACTTTCGGACAACGCAGACCTGTTGATGATGTATCTGGATACGGATACGCATCGACAGGATCGGTGGGACCGATGGTACGCCGGAGTCAGCGTGATCGGCGCTCTCCTCCTCAGCGCAGCATTCCTCGAGATGCCAGTCCTGGCGGCCGCTCCGTTGCTCGGCCTCGCGAGCGCAGTTATCGCTGCGTTTCTCCTCCTTTCGGTTATGCACGTCGTTACGAATCACCGACGCGAACGCAACGTGGACGGCAAACTATCTCGAATCGAATAA
- a CDS encoding PAS domain-containing sensor histidine kinase encodes MDPKIDDLASVLLEHAHDTLAIVDEAGTYVYVNEASASMLGFEPDRLIDEYVIDFVHPDDRQTVADRFGRVSGVARASSTVHYRHVTRNDGWVWLESRFTNPPDDAIDGYVVSSRDISQRVMAERERRAAQCRLQTIAGTIGDVLWMFNGDWSELLFVNPAYEDVYGQSAETLEANPRTFLDMVHPDDVRSVREAMARASAGESVDLEYRVNPGTDYNRWVWVRAEPLLEDGDVVRIVGFSKDITDRRRRERQLTVMDNLLRHNLRNDLAVILGNAESIAEDASNPSRRRAEIIRQQGQELLQSADKQRKIIELLGDRTVRESIDIVTVVSDAVETIRDRHPNVTIHTNPNRPESAVACTVREIQGAVTELLENAVQHDPEGLPELGITLQLDRETVDVEIRDTCPPIPEVEFRVLTGEWEMNDVYHTSGLGLWLVYWTVDRSNGHIEFERSETGNTITVSLPRAPS; translated from the coding sequence ATGGACCCAAAGATCGACGATCTGGCTTCAGTCCTCCTCGAACATGCACACGATACACTCGCCATCGTCGATGAAGCAGGGACGTACGTCTACGTCAACGAAGCGAGTGCGTCCATGCTTGGGTTCGAGCCGGACCGGCTGATCGACGAGTACGTGATCGATTTCGTTCATCCGGACGATAGGCAGACGGTCGCGGATCGATTCGGCCGGGTAAGCGGGGTCGCACGGGCGTCGTCGACGGTTCACTATCGGCACGTTACCCGAAACGACGGGTGGGTTTGGCTCGAAAGCCGGTTTACGAATCCGCCTGACGACGCCATCGACGGGTACGTCGTCAGCTCGCGCGACATTTCTCAACGAGTGATGGCGGAGCGAGAACGTCGGGCCGCTCAATGCCGACTCCAGACGATCGCAGGAACTATCGGTGACGTCCTGTGGATGTTCAACGGCGACTGGTCCGAATTGCTGTTCGTCAACCCCGCGTACGAGGACGTTTACGGTCAGTCCGCCGAAACGCTCGAGGCGAATCCCCGCACCTTTCTCGATATGGTCCATCCTGACGACGTCCGCAGCGTTCGAGAGGCTATGGCCCGCGCGTCTGCGGGCGAATCCGTCGACCTCGAATACCGCGTCAATCCCGGGACCGACTACAACCGCTGGGTCTGGGTTCGAGCCGAACCGCTTCTCGAGGACGGCGACGTCGTTCGGATCGTCGGTTTCAGCAAAGACATCACCGATCGGCGGCGACGAGAACGACAGTTAACCGTCATGGACAACCTCCTTCGACACAATCTGCGAAACGACCTCGCCGTCATCCTCGGCAACGCCGAGAGCATCGCCGAGGACGCTTCCAACCCGTCTCGACGGCGCGCGGAGATCATCCGTCAGCAGGGTCAGGAGCTCCTCCAGAGCGCCGACAAACAACGAAAAATAATCGAACTGCTCGGCGACCGAACCGTGAGGGAGTCGATCGACATCGTGACGGTCGTTTCGGACGCAGTCGAGACGATCCGTGATCGGCACCCGAACGTGACGATCCACACGAACCCGAACCGTCCCGAGTCAGCGGTCGCCTGTACAGTCCGCGAGATTCAGGGGGCCGTCACGGAACTCCTCGAAAACGCCGTTCAACACGACCCAGAGGGTCTGCCCGAGCTAGGGATTACGCTTCAGCTCGATCGAGAGACCGTCGACGTGGAAATCCGAGATACCTGTCCGCCGATCCCCGAGGTCGAGTTTCGCGTCTTGACAGGCGAATGGGAGATGAACGACGTGTATCACACGTCGGGCCTGGGACTGTGGCTCGTCTACTGGACGGTCGATCGCTCGAACGGTCACATCGAGTTCGAGCGGTCCGAGACGGGCAACACGATTACCGTCTCACTGCCGCGAGCACCGTCCTGA